In Canis lupus dingo isolate Sandy chromosome 1, ASM325472v2, whole genome shotgun sequence, a single genomic region encodes these proteins:
- the LOC112643676 gene encoding LOW QUALITY PROTEIN: immunoglobulin alpha Fc receptor (The sequence of the model RefSeq protein was modified relative to this genomic sequence to represent the inferred CDS: inserted 2 bases in 2 codons; substituted 2 bases at 2 genomic stop codons), with protein sequence MGARSAQMEGFYDKPFLSAAQSALVKLGEKISLQXNSAHIPLDIFSLTREGGATLSXTQNGEHQGTFILGPVNQSFSGNYRCYDWHSGSPYVWSXPSDALQLVVTDLVNQDYTMGNLIXMSVAGLALLAILVENWHSHHAPNKENWPDFPELSQSKQEC encoded by the exons ATGGGGGCTCGGTCAGCCCAGATGGAGG GTTTCTACGACAAACCCTTCCTCTCTGCTGCCCAGAGCGCCTTGGTGAAGCTAGGGGAGAAGATCTCATTACAGTGAAATTCAGCACACATCCCACTTGATATATTTTCACTGACCAGGGAAGGAGGAGCCACCCTTT TAACCCAAAATGGGGAACATCAAGGCACCTTTATTCTAGGTCCTGTGAACCAAAGCTTCTCAGGGAACTACAGGTGCTATGATTGGCACAGTGGCAGCCCTTATGTGTGGT GCCCTAGTGATGCCCTGCAGCTTGTGGTCACAG ATCTAGTGAACCAAGATTACACGATGGGGAATTTGATCTGAATGAGTGTAGCTGGGCTGGCTCTCCTGGCCATACTGGTTGAAAATTGGCATAGTCATCACGCTCCAAACAAGGAAAACTGGCCAGATTTTCCTGAACTGAGCCAGAGTAAACAGGAATGTTAG